Within the Longimicrobium sp. genome, the region ATTCCCCCGCAGCGGCAGGACGAAGCTGCCGCCGGCCCGGTGCAGCAGCGCCTCCCAGCTGCCGGGGAGCGCCGGGCGCACGCGCTTGCGCTCGCCGGGACGGTCCCAGTCCGACGCGGCGGTCACCGTTCCCGTGTACGTGCTGAAGCCGACGAGCACGGCCTCGTCGCCCCAGCGCTCGCGGGCGAGCTGGCCCACGTTCAGCTCGCCCTCGTCGCCCGGCTCGGTGGCGCGCGCGTCACCCAGGTGGGAGTTGTGCGCCCAGACCACCGCCTTCGCGCGGGCGCCACCGCGGCCGAAGTGCTCCAGCAGCGCCTCCAGCGTGTCGGCCATGTGCGTGTCGCGCACGTTCCACCCCTCGGCCGGCGGGCCGAACATGGTGCGGTAGTACGCCTCGGCGTTGGCCACCAGCCGGGCGTTCTGCTCGGCGTAGAAGAACTCGTCCTCGGGGATGTGCCCGTCGCGCCGCGCCAGGTCGGCGGCGCGGCGCTGCAGCTCGGTCAGCTGCTCCACCGCCTGGTCCCGGCAGCCGGGGGTGACGCCGATCTCGGCCGCGTAGCCGTACGCCTGGCTGTCGCCGCCGTAGCGCCCGAAGCAGGCGTAGCGCGCGCGGGCCCGGCGCGCGGCCTCGGGATCCACCTGGTCCAGGTAGCGGATCACCGCCTCGATCGACGCGAACATCGAGTACAGGTCCAGCCCGTAGAAGCCCGCCTTCGCGCGCCCGGCCGGCAGCGCCTCGTTCCACCCCCGCATCCACCCGAGCAGCTCCACTACCTCGCGGTTCCGCCACATCCAGGTGGGAAAGCGGGTGAAGCCGCCCAGCGCCGCATTCGCGTCCGCGTCGCCGC harbors:
- a CDS encoding erythromycin esterase family protein, with protein sequence MADGDRVIEAARRGSAALAGSARDYDGLMEMIGGARVVCLGEASHGTHEFYQERARITRRLVEEKGFTIMAAEADWPDAYRVNRWVRGMGGDADANAALGGFTRFPTWMWRNREVVELLGWMRGWNEALPAGRAKAGFYGLDLYSMFASIEAVIRYLDQVDPEAARRARARYACFGRYGGDSQAYGYAAEIGVTPGCRDQAVEQLTELQRRAADLARRDGHIPEDEFFYAEQNARLVANAEAYYRTMFGPPAEGWNVRDTHMADTLEALLEHFGRGGARAKAVVWAHNSHLGDARATEPGDEGELNVGQLARERWGDEAVLVGFSTYTGTVTAASDWDRPGERKRVRPALPGSWEALLHRAGGSFVLPLRGNGDAEVFRERRLERAIGVVYLPRSERVSHYFHARLADQFDAVIHIDTTRAVEPLEPSEIWHRGEEVPETYPYAV